A single genomic interval of Persephonella atlantica harbors:
- a CDS encoding MFS transporter — protein MIDKDFSLEEKKATLGLASIFSLRMLGLFLALPVLSIYAHEFPGATSFLVGIAIGAYGLTQAFFQIPYGLLSDKIGRIPILISSTIIFIFGSLLAAYASLEQSIYLLIAGRLLQGMGAVSSVVIALIADLTREEIRTRAMATIGASIGMAFAFGMVLGPWIASHFGLAGVFGFTALLALFSLPYIIFGIPRPKTVTHHEDAEFTGSYLGIVLRDKNLLKMDFGMFVLHMGLTAVFTSAPLILKQFMDVQDLWKVYLVMFLVGLTFMVPSTIIAEKKGLIKEIKILGIFILILSFGLFMKFENHFVPAVIAIIVYFTGFMMLEPIMPSLMSRYAKPQVKGTASGVFNTSQFLGAFVGGAVAGYLLKFGHDYVFIFLGIITFVWLLTVLTLEMPQSVKEKRKK, from the coding sequence TTGATAGACAAAGACTTTTCTCTAGAAGAGAAAAAGGCAACCCTTGGTCTTGCTTCAATCTTTTCCCTCAGAATGCTGGGACTTTTCTTAGCTCTTCCAGTTCTCAGTATTTACGCTCACGAATTTCCCGGTGCTACCTCATTTTTAGTTGGTATTGCAATCGGTGCATACGGACTGACACAGGCATTTTTCCAGATACCTTACGGACTGCTCAGCGACAAGATAGGCAGAATCCCCATACTGATATCCTCTACAATAATATTTATATTTGGTAGTCTTCTTGCTGCGTATGCATCACTTGAACAGAGCATATATCTCCTTATAGCAGGAAGACTTCTCCAGGGGATGGGTGCTGTCTCTTCTGTCGTTATTGCCCTGATTGCAGACCTCACGAGAGAAGAGATAAGAACAAGGGCAATGGCAACAATTGGAGCATCCATTGGAATGGCATTTGCCTTTGGAATGGTTCTGGGACCATGGATAGCTTCCCACTTTGGACTTGCAGGGGTATTTGGATTTACTGCACTTCTTGCACTGTTCTCACTTCCTTACATCATATTTGGAATACCACGACCAAAAACAGTAACACACCACGAAGATGCAGAATTCACAGGCTCATATTTAGGAATTGTCTTGAGAGACAAAAATCTGCTGAAGATGGACTTTGGAATGTTCGTTCTACATATGGGTCTTACAGCTGTCTTCACATCTGCCCCCTTAATTTTGAAACAGTTTATGGATGTTCAGGATTTGTGGAAGGTTTATCTTGTTATGTTCTTAGTTGGACTGACATTTATGGTTCCTTCTACTATTATCGCAGAAAAGAAAGGGCTGATAAAAGAGATTAAGATACTGGGCATATTTATACTTATTCTGTCCTTTGGGCTGTTTATGAAATTTGAAAACCATTTTGTTCCTGCTGTGATAGCAATAATCGTTTATTTTACAGGATTTATGATGCTTGAGCCGATAATGCCTTCCCTGATGAGCAGATACGCAAAACCTCAGGTCAAGGGAACCGCTTCAGGAGTTTTCAACACATCACAGTTTTTGGGAGCATTTGTAGGAGGTGCAGTGGCAGGATACCTTCTGAAGTTTGGTCATGATTATGTGTTCATATTCTTAGGTATCATCACATTTGTATGGCTTCTTACTGTACTTACCCTCGAGATGCCCCAGTCTGTAAAGGAAAAGAGAAAAAAATAG